TATGCTGCTCACGACTGGATTTTTGGAGATGCGCTGTGCCGGATTCTCTCAGGTATCTACCTCCTTGGCTTCTACAGCGGCATCTTCTTCATAATTCTGCTGACCATAGACAGGTATCTGGCCATAGTTCACGCAGTGTTTGCTATAAAAGCTCGGACAGTCACCTACGGCATCCTCACCAGCCTTGTCACATGGGCTGTTGCTATTTTTGCCTCTGTTCCTGGGATAGTATTTCACAAATCTCAACAGGAAAATACCCGGTATACATGCAGTGCTCATTATCCACAGGAGCAGAGAGATGAATGGAAGCAATTCCTGGCCTTGAAGATGAACATCCTAGGACTTGTTATTCCTATGATAATTATGATCTGCAGCTACACGCAAATCATAAGGACATTGCTACAATGtaggaatgagaagaaaaacaaagccgTCAGGCTTATTTTTATCATCATGAttgtatacttttttttctgggcacCGTATAACATTTGTATTCTCTTGCGTGACTTCCAAGATTCATTTTCCATCAATAGTTGT
Above is a genomic segment from Coturnix japonica isolate 7356 chromosome 2 unlocalized genomic scaffold, Coturnix japonica 2.1 chr2random1607, whole genome shotgun sequence containing:
- the LOC107306794 gene encoding C-C chemokine receptor type 5-like; translated protein: AAHDWIFGDALCRILSGIYLLGFYSGIFFIILLTIDRYLAIVHAVFAIKARTVTYGILTSLVTWAVAIFASVPGIVFHKSQQENTRYTCSAHYPQEQRDEWKQFLALKMNILGLVIPMIIMICSYTQIIRTLLQCRNEKKNKAVRLIFIIMIVYFFFWAPYNICILLRDFQDSFSINSCEISGQLHKATQVTETISMIHCCINPVIYAFAGEKFRKYLRSFFRKQIASHFSKYCPVFYADTPERASSTYTQSTGEQEVSAAL